One segment of Atribacterota bacterium DNA contains the following:
- a CDS encoding homocysteine S-methyltransferase family protein: protein MMNMLQELLSQKVLIFDGAMGTRLQKKGLPAGYPPEEWNLSHPDTVREIHQSYVDAGADLIQTNTFGANRLRLGKYGLTEKIRDINHRAVSIAHSTLKPGVILLASVGPLGEFLEPFGDLTHQKARDIFQEQVDILREAGIEFFHLETFNSSQEAILALEAVHETGGKAIVSFTFNRRGNQFTTLLGETPETLVSTFSSLPVLSLGANCGTGMKEMVSIMADYRKYHPHLFLSAKPNAGVPQLVGETVFYTETPEDFAKGAIELLALNVQIIGGCCGTDERYIKALKDATMTKRTQEKIQ, encoded by the coding sequence ATGATGAACATGCTTCAAGAACTTTTATCGCAGAAAGTGCTCATTTTTGACGGTGCTATGGGAACACGCTTACAGAAAAAGGGGCTTCCAGCAGGATATCCTCCCGAAGAATGGAATCTTTCCCATCCAGATACGGTGCGCGAAATCCACCAGAGTTATGTGGATGCCGGGGCCGATCTCATCCAGACCAATACGTTCGGTGCAAATCGTCTGCGATTAGGAAAATATGGCCTGACAGAAAAAATTCGAGATATCAATCACCGGGCTGTATCCATTGCCCATTCCACCTTAAAACCGGGTGTTATCCTCCTTGCTTCCGTAGGACCACTGGGCGAATTTCTGGAACCATTTGGAGATCTGACCCACCAAAAAGCAAGAGACATTTTTCAAGAACAGGTTGACATCCTGCGTGAAGCAGGGATTGAATTCTTTCATCTGGAAACTTTTAACTCTTCCCAGGAAGCAATACTTGCCCTCGAAGCAGTCCACGAAACTGGAGGAAAAGCGATAGTGAGTTTTACCTTCAACCGTCGGGGAAACCAGTTCACCACTCTTCTCGGAGAAACACCAGAGACCCTGGTCTCAACCTTCTCTTCACTTCCAGTTTTAAGCTTAGGTGCGAACTGTGGGACAGGAATGAAAGAAATGGTCTCGATTATGGCCGATTACCGGAAATACCATCCCCATCTCTTCCTCTCAGCCAAACCCAACGCCGGAGTACCGCAACTTGTAGGTGAAACAGTCTTTTACACCGAAACCCCGGAGGATTTTGCGAAAGGTGCCATCGAGCTCCTTGCCTTGAACGTCCAGATTATTGGTGGCTGCTGTGGCACGGATGAACGCTACATCAAAGCGCTCAAGGATGCAACGATGACAAAACGCACCCAGGAGAAGATACAATAA
- a CDS encoding Gfo/Idh/MocA family oxidoreductase, whose product MAKIAFLQVGYGLFGEGWADLLVRSSHSELRGMVDVTQEARERFQKRFGDHNIPTFANLEEALQKIQVQAVLIAVPNQFHREIAEKALKSNLHVLSEKPLADTFENALAIYRTWHQNPKLVYMVSQNYRFKPEIQALKRAIDEGICGKISYGTYTFHKAWRFGGWREEMEYPLLEDMSIHHFDILRFALGKEVEEVTMEGFNPPWSWFQGNAAAMGSLLFEGGIKVVYFGSWVSFGQTTPWNGNIHLFGDQGTLSLENDLLFFTNREGKKEGLPFQQHETDGRIQVLQEFCSAILENRPPLTSLEDNIRTFALTCATIESAKRRTWIKIDEFTQKMGEER is encoded by the coding sequence ATGGCAAAAATTGCTTTCTTACAAGTGGGATATGGGCTTTTTGGCGAAGGTTGGGCAGATTTACTTGTACGCTCCTCCCATAGCGAGTTGCGGGGTATGGTTGATGTGACTCAAGAGGCCAGAGAACGTTTCCAGAAGCGCTTTGGTGACCACAATATCCCTACCTTTGCCAATCTAGAAGAGGCATTGCAGAAAATTCAGGTTCAGGCAGTACTCATTGCGGTACCAAATCAATTTCATCGAGAAATCGCTGAAAAAGCCCTCAAGTCGAATCTCCATGTCCTCTCGGAGAAACCCCTGGCCGATACCTTTGAAAACGCCCTGGCCATTTACCGGACCTGGCATCAAAACCCAAAACTCGTTTACATGGTAAGCCAGAATTACCGCTTTAAACCAGAGATCCAGGCCCTCAAAAGAGCAATTGATGAAGGGATTTGTGGAAAGATAAGTTACGGAACATATACCTTCCATAAAGCATGGCGTTTTGGCGGCTGGCGCGAAGAAATGGAATACCCACTTCTTGAGGACATGAGCATTCACCATTTTGACATTTTGCGTTTTGCATTAGGTAAAGAGGTAGAAGAAGTCACCATGGAGGGGTTCAATCCCCCCTGGAGCTGGTTTCAAGGAAATGCCGCAGCAATGGGGAGTTTACTCTTTGAAGGGGGCATCAAGGTTGTCTACTTTGGAAGCTGGGTGAGCTTTGGTCAAACCACTCCATGGAATGGAAACATTCACCTTTTTGGGGATCAAGGCACCCTTTCTTTAGAAAATGATCTCCTCTTTTTCACCAATCGAGAAGGGAAAAAAGAGGGTTTACCATTTCAACAGCATGAAACCGATGGCAGGATACAGGTACTCCAAGAATTCTGCTCCGCTATCCTGGAAAACCGTCCTCCCCTGACTTCTCTTGAGGACAACATTCGAACGTTCGCCCTGACCTGCGCCACGATTGAATCGGCCAAAAGGCGAACATGGATCAAAATCGATGAGTTCACCCAAAAAATGGGGGAGGAAAGGTAA
- a CDS encoding ECF transporter S component: protein MKEKVRFLAFSGIGITLVAVVTMMVQVPIPQTRGYINLGDTVILVLALLFGWKVGFLAGGFGSALADILGGYAHWAPFTLVIKGVEGLLVGLFASSEKRWSIRFFFCFLGGLEMVGGYFLVENVIYGQGAALAELPGNLFQAGVSVAIAPLFTYLVSRVEGMSVHRV from the coding sequence GTGAAAGAAAAAGTGCGATTTTTGGCTTTTTCAGGAATAGGGATTACGCTTGTGGCAGTAGTGACCATGATGGTTCAGGTTCCGATTCCCCAGACCCGGGGATACATTAACCTGGGTGATACAGTAATTCTGGTGCTCGCTCTTCTTTTTGGCTGGAAAGTGGGGTTTCTGGCTGGAGGCTTTGGTTCAGCTCTGGCTGACATTCTGGGTGGTTATGCCCACTGGGCGCCTTTTACCCTGGTGATTAAGGGAGTAGAAGGACTCCTTGTCGGTCTATTTGCTTCTTCTGAAAAAAGGTGGAGTATCAGATTTTTTTTCTGTTTCTTGGGAGGCCTGGAAATGGTCGGAGGGTATTTTCTGGTAGAGAACGTTATCTATGGTCAGGGTGCGGCATTGGCTGAACTTCCCGGTAATTTGTTCCAGGCAGGAGTGAGTGTCGCTATTGCACCTCTTTTCACGTATCTTGTGAGTCGGGTAGAGGGAATGAGTGTCCATCGGGTGTGA